Sequence from the Argentina anserina chromosome 7, drPotAnse1.1, whole genome shotgun sequence genome:
AGTTTCATAGCGACAAAGATCTGAAGGCATTGATGAGGGTGACGATCTAGAGGCGGAGGTGACGACGGTAAGGACAAGACGACTTGTGTTGATGCAGATGTAGCTCGCTGGAGAAAGAAATGCTGCTACTACATATGCAACTcgccgaaaaaaaaacccaaatctGGGTTTAAAGGTGAAGATGATTAAGGGGTGGGTGCCCATAGTAATTTTATGGGCGCCCATGAGAAATCCAAATTCTAACCCCTTCACCACCTCGACAACCAGTACCACCACGGGCCCTTGCAGCTGGTCTCAAACCCCTCACCGTCACCGAAGCTTTTCGAGACCGCTTCGAATTCCTATATTTTTGTCGGCAAGAATCACACCACCTGTCACATTACCAGTCACAGAACATCACAGAACAATGTTAGTGTGGCTAGTAGTGTGACAATTAGTTTATCCGTCAAACTATTTGTCACATTATTCGTCTCACTATCCGTCACACTACCAGCCACACTAACTTTGTGTTGTGATTGGTAGTGTGATAAGTAGTGCTGGTGTTATGTGCGACAACGTGAGTGTTGATATTTCGATCGTATCagttgatttgagaagttcaagatcacataacaataaataaaatattcattatttctagtcttcttctttttcttcttcttcttcttcttcttctcttacaacatagtcacataaaaACAGTGTGACCAggagtgtgacagtgggtgtgacaacATGTGTGACAGCAGATGTGACAGCatgtgtgacatgccgagagaaaatgtctaaatatgcgaaatgatgttaaaaatcaaaagagattggtatgagtatgctcataatgaagaaaataactaAAATTAGGGAACTTTGAGCTCTGATTTTTCCATAATAGCTTGGAGCACCACCATGGAATGTGACAGCCCCTTGTGAGGGTTTCTGCACCTTGTACGGTGGTCAGATCGGAGTGGTATGGTATCAAATAAAAGAGGGGAGAGAGATCTTTCCAACAGTACCAACTACGCTCAAATTCATCGCCGGATGGTAAAATTATGGCTAACATtcgaagaagaataagaagatgatgaaaaaTAAAGATAAAAAGAAGTTTGAAATACACACCGGTAATTACTTAATACACATCTATATTTTTCAGATTCAAATCAAATTATCATACCTATGAGAAATATccaaaacataaaactaattatgaaaatatataatattaaaattttaaagatGCAGCTTATTTTCGGAAACTATATGTATGTAAGTTTTTGCAAAGAACGATATTACCCCATTAGATAAGGAAATTAAGTTGACAAAAACTTATTACCAATTCATTCCTTTAtttctttctaaaaaaaattcataatttCCAAGTTGGTTCAAGGTAATTTTTATCAAGACATTATGAATTCTCATTTCAttaaatcacattttctcttcttcaaaaataaaagttgacgatggagatgaagatgaagaatagAATTCGAAGAACAAGCATATGTAAAAATTTCTTaataataaacatatataGACCTCTAGAAAATTTTAGTATATCTTAGTACATACTAATTATATGACATCTATTAATACAAACAATcatatgaaattaagttaaggGTATTTTAGGCACTTTAGGTTGTGTATTTAGTATAAAATTagaataagaaataaaatgagtGGTGTATTGagtattggatgtgtattaaGTATCTtatgggtgtgtatttaaaatttctcaaagaTAAAACagtcaaaaaaatattttaaaagtgactattttctaattttattccAAACTTGTTGACTACTTTCTAATTTATAATCAATTGAGATTACATTTTTATAAGTGGAAAATAAgtgatgacttttttttataatttatgatgGGAATTTGTaccattttataatttgccctatattttacttattctctCATATTTATTAATATGACTATCTTTCCATCTAAGAACTTTTTAACAATTTTTGTCAAAGTTTATTGGCTCATTCTTGaaacatttatttatttatatgacTATCTTTCAATCTAAGAAATTTTTAACAATTTTTGCCAAAGTTTATTGGCTCATTCTTGatacatttatttatttatatgactatctttctatctaaGAACTTTTAGACAATTTTGCCAAATTAGCAAGAACTCAAACCTCAAAATGGCTCGCCtccttcttttctctcttgcCCTACTTCTTGGTGGAGGCGGCGGTTGGAATGGTGGGGGAAGTAGTTCTCTTGGCGACGTCAGTTTCAACTAGAGTCCGACACTGGGATGGCTTTCGCCGTCTCTTTCTTCTCCTACTTCTTCACTACAGGCTTTACCTGCAAGGTTGAGGGGTTCTCCGGTCGGTTGTCGTTGCTTGGAGGCAATCTCGTGATGGCGTTGTAGCTCAGGGCAGCGAGATGGTTGGACTGTGTTTTTGCAGTACTGGTTGCCTCATTTTGGAGGTGGAGGTCCAAACAGTGATGCTTTTGTGATCATGGTTGGGTTCTTTACAGATCTCCGGCGAGCTAGGAATGTTGGTGGTGGTGATTTGTGTGCGATCGACGATGGTGCGGCGGTGGCGCATGAAGGGAATGGCAAGGTGGCCGATCTaggatttctgattttgggcCAGCCTTTTTTGGGCATTAGGCTTACTTTCAAGCCTTGTGCCACAAAGTGTAGCTTTGGCCAATGTAAGAAACAGGCTTCTTGGTCTTTTGTTCCAGCTCAGCCCGTGGAGGAACCAGTGAGCTATGTGGAAACCTCTTTGGAGGGGTCTAATCTGGTCTAGGGTTCGTGTGTCTTGTTTCATGAATAAGTTAGCGGATGTTGACAAaaccattttgttttttttttctctggttACTCTTTGAGCGGATTTTGTCATAGATCTAGTTAAATAATTGGTGATCTCTAGGTTTTTCTAATTGCTTAGTTAGTTCGTGCACTCTCATTATCATTGCCTTATGAAACGAGCGAGAGTGTGTTCATGGTGTACCATActttttcttctatatattgCATACTATGCGTcgttgattaaaaaaaaaagttttgcAAAAATTTATTGGCTCATTCTTGAAACATTAATTATTTGAGCAAAATAAGTGtttatatttaccattttgagctgtttttttttgtttagtaAGTTTTTTATAAGTTGTTTATACGTAGAATCTAGATTTTTTCTAAGAAAATACGTAAAATCTAGCTTAAATAACCATGATATGATAAAGTAGATATTCTGCTTATTTAGAACAAAAGTTTTCCATTTTTGAGTATTTTAACTTCAAACCTAAAATGAAAATGGCTGAtagaaaaaagtgaaaaatgtCAAAAAATTGATGTTCGGCAATGTTTTAGACtacaattttaaaaaatagtatagaaataaaaatgagaaaatgaaaacgtaaaaaaatcaaattgatgttttcaatttttttaaaggaataaaaatattctcaattttcattttttatggtTTGCAAAATATATTAACGAACGGGTTTTCatctaaaaatgaaaatgtgtaTGAAAAGGTTACTAAACGGCTGAACGCCATCTAATTTCTGCAAAACGTTACCTAATTTCGCTAGGTGCCTCGAAAATTGTAGTGTACTTCCACGTCTACAATTTTTGCAATAAGATCCGGAGTTTTACTCCTTCAACATAaaagtaataataataataggtAACAAAAGTACAAAATCCCGAATTAACAGGAGCAATCCTCGCCGATTCTCACCCCACAACTCAACCTCAACCGCCGTGAAAAGACCAAAATCCCCCCACGCGACAGTTCTCACTCCCCCTCTTCCCCGACGCGTCAACATCAAACCCCAATTCCGTCTTTTCCCTTGAAAAAATATCAACCATTCTCTCAgtctcccctctctctctctctctctctctctctctctctcacactcaTCACCCAAAACCCAAACTCCCACACTCTCTCCCCCCTCTCTCTTTGGAGCCATATCTCTTAATTCTTTTAAGGAAACAAAATCTCGTTTCTCCTCCACCGTCCAGATCCCTTATCCAACGGCTCCCATGAGTCGGCGATTGGGTTTCCCCTGTGGTTTTTATCATAAACCCTAGCCGGTACTCTTGCACAAACCCACAGTCCACCCCCAACCGCCTCCGATCTTCAACCCCCCCTCTCcttctttttccttcaacaaacCGATCGCCGATCTAAAccgtctctctcttttttcccAGATCTCGGGTCTGTTGTTCTTCTTTTCGATTTTTGCGTTGGTTTTACTGTTCATACCCGCCTCGATTATCCTTCGAGTCTTCccaagttttattttttcttcttctttttattttttgggatGAGTCGAACTCGCTCCGAGTCCCGAGTCACGGGGAGTGCTTAGGATCGGagttcctctttttttttgttggtctCTTTTCCGATTCGGAGGATGGGGCGTTCTCGGAATTATGAGGCAAACGTCGCCGCTTCGTGCAATTGAGCGTTTCGAGGCCGAGTTTGGTGCTGAGTCGACTCGGGGGGCGGCGAGCGAGTCGAGGAGGAGGGCGAGGCCGAGAGTGGTGGTGCTGAGTTTGAGGAGGAATATGCcatcggtggagatgaggaggACGACGAGGGTTTTCGGGATGGGGAAAGGGGTGGACGGCGGGGCCCGCGTCCTGCGTTCGGGGCGCCGCCTCTGGCCGGAGAACTCTTCCGCGGTGAAGATGGAGAGGACCGAAGACGACGAGGACTGGCTCAAGCTCATTAAGAACAACGGGGGAGGGCGCGATTCCGATTCCGATTCGATTGCGATGAAGCAGCAGAAGGGGAGCTGGACCAGAGCGGCCAGGCTGGCGAGGCCGAAGCCGAAGGCGAACGTGGTTGTTTCGATGAGTCAGGTCCTCGAGGAGCCGGTCCAGGCTGACGACGGGCTTAGGGAGTATAAAAGGTTCGGGCTTGTGTATGCCAGGAAGAGGAAACGGGCCGGTGGCTGGGTCGGCTCTGGCGATAAAATGTATGGGCAGAGGTTCGCtaggaagaagagaaagagtgGGAGCTTGGTATGTCGTTCCCCTGAAGTGCTTCGGATTACGATCGAGTCCACTTCACGGTGTGGGGGACACTTGACGACTAGTCGGCTTTTGTATTCCATACTGTTGCACAGGTCGCGGTCGACACTGCAAATTTCGGAGCTTTATCGATTCCTAGTCTCGGAGCCCATCTGCATTGTGTTTGCCATGCTTGGCGTTAGTTTTTCCTGGGTGAGTAGTTTGCTTTTACACCACAATTTTAAGTTATAGCTTTTTTCGAATGTGTTTTGTGTTGCTCtacttctcttctcttttgtATGTTGTTGTATGGGTTTTTTTTCATGTCCCCAGTATTTGTTTCAGGTTCGCTCTTCTATGAATGGCTTGGGCGTTTGCAAGTTGTTTGAGAGCGCGGATTTCTGGCCGATTTTTTCTGTGGACTTTTCAGCAGTTCCTCTTTGTTTCACGCACATGCACTCCAAAATGCATTTTAGATACTTTTTTCGGCCGATTCTCCCTGTAAATGATCTGAATGATGGCCATGTatctgatgatgatgatgatgatgagaatgTTGATCAGTGTGGCAATGAGGGTGACAAGTGCGTAgtattgcatgaggttgaCCATACTGACAACAGACCATTGCATCAACCTGTAAAAGTTCCCAAATTAGGTCTTAGAAGCATAATGTATAGGAATGGTTTAAGTTCGCGAGCTGGTATTCAGAAGAGGAGGAGCTCACTGAGGAGGAGATCTAGAATAACTTCTCTTGTTGCTACGCGGAAACAAAATGGAGCCTTGGTTACAGAACTGATGAACCTGAAGAAGAATggcctttctttttcttctgtaGCCTTGACTCAGAAGCTTAGGAGGTCAGGTTCAACTTGCTCTCCTACAAACTCCAAAGCTGTGGTTCAAGATTTTGATTCGGCATGCTGCTCTGCAAACTTATTGGTCACTGAATCAGACAGATGTTATAGGGAAGACGGGTTAATCGTTACGCTAGAAACCTCTTCTTCTGGAGAGTCTCTTCTTGTGGTCAAGAAAGATGGTTTAACGCGACTCACCTACAAAGTTGAAGAGAGAATAATAAGGCCAGGCTCTAATCGCTTTACACATGATATTATCTGGTCTCCGGATAGTGATGTTTTGAGGCTAGAGTTTCCGGATCGAAGTCAGTGGATCATTTTCAAGGAGCTTTACAAGGAATGTGCTGATCGCAATGCCACCATTGAGTTCATTCCTGAGCCTGCTCCTGACTGTAATGCCACTGCGAAGTCCATTCCTGTGCCAGGGGTACGTGAAGTCCCAGGATATGCAGATAGCCACAGTTCACTGTTTCTCATACCGGAGTCATACATATCTGTGAAGGAGGATGAGGTGTCTAGAGTCTTTGCAAAGAAGACAGCGAGTTATGACATGGACTCTGAAGATGAGGAATGGCTTAAGAAGTTAAACGTTGACTGTGATTTTCATGATCATGTTTCTGAGGATAAGTTTGAATCAATGGTTGATGCCTTTGAGAAGGCATTTTACAGTAAACCGTGTGATTTCTCTGATGGAGCTGCTGCTGCCAGTCATTTTCTGGACATGGGGAAGGAGGTTGTTGTAGAAACTGTATATAGTTATTGGATGAATAAAAGGAAGCAGAAAAGATCGTCACTGCTTAGGGTCTTCCAGGTATGAATTTTTATGtattcttaacatgttttgcTTTTTGGGTAGTATGCGTTTTTGAAGTTTAATGTTGGAGGATTCTCTGGTTTGACTCTATACTCTATTTAGATATGGGATAGTCTTTGTAATTGCTCCATGAACTACTGTTGGCAATTGTATATGATGATTATTATTCtcaaatgtttttttatatgTATCTGAAGGTAGCATCCTTATATATGATGATTGTTGTTCTCAAGTGGTTTTTATACTGGTCTGAAGTTTAGCATCCTTGTGCAACTCGGTCAGTAGAAATCTTTTATTGGAAGCTTTTTTCCCCCttcttttcaatattttttggTAGGATAATGTCAATCTGATTCTGAAAATGAACAATACCTTTGTTATCAAATATTTTGGTACTTCTGCCTGTCCATGTGTTTTAGTATCGATCATTTGAATGTTTAACATAATAACCACTCTTTCTAACAGGGGCATCAAGTGAAAAGGCCTCTGCTCGACTCAAAGCCTGTCATGCGCAAGAGAAGATCATTCAAACGACAATCTAGTCATGGAAGAGGAAAACAATCAAGTCTCTTGCAAGGTAATTTCACTGCTTTATTTGGTCattgtatatattgatataaagTGAGTTCTACTATAATATATAACTTATTTGATACTATTTATCATAAGAGAGCAGTTGCAGGAAGTACATTATCATGTCACATATACTTTTTGAGATAACAGAAATTAATATATTAGTAGCTTATCTCTCTCCTAaataataaagaaagaaagaatataCTGGTACCATGTTGATAGCAGTTGGACTTTAGATGAGCTCATTAATTCACATGGCATGTATTTTTTAATAGGATAGTGTGCCGAGTGTTTGTGTTTCTGTTACCACCAATTTAGtctgtaaatttttttatcagTACTAGGACAAGAACACTACAAAGGGTTATGCTCTAAAAGCAGCTGGACTTTAGATGAGCTCATTCGTTCACATGGCATGTATTTGGTTTATGGGATTGAAAAGTGCTTAGTGTTTGCGAGTTACTGTTACCACCAATTTAGTCTTATAATTTTGTTATCAATTCTAGGACCAACTATTAAAGAAAACTGAGAACACTACAAAGGGTTGTGCTCTGTATGCTAACAGAAAACTAGTTACTAGTAAGTACAGCTTCTTAATATATTTCTTGATCCCGGTGGAGTTATAAGTTTATCAAACATATTGTGTCTTCTGTGTTGAAGATTTTCTAAGTGCAATGTCAATTTCATTAAAGCTATTGCATATATGATTGCAAGGGAACTTATATTTTCAACTTAAATTCCTGTACAGCCATGGCTGCGGAACAAGATGCTTTGCAAGAACAAAATGCGTTGCTTAAAGCGGAAGAGGCGAAAGCGGCAGCAGAGAGATCTGTGGATTTAGCCATCTGCAAACGACAGAGAGCTCAGGTACTTATGCAGAATGCTGATTTGGCAACTTACAAAGCTGCAATGGCATTTAGAATTGCTGAAGCTGCCCAAGTTCTTGGATCACCTGATGCCGCTGCTGTTTATGTACTTGATTGACCAATTTAGGTGCAATTTAGGTGTTCCTGATGATAGTTGGAAATGGAAATAACCAATTTTTTATTACAGGAAGGAGCGCAGCCTTAATGCCCTATGGCTGTTTTTGAAGCCTTTGGAAGAACAAGTGTTGGATAAGTAGTATGATTTTGTATAGGTTTTGATTGAATGTACATTTTGTATTATTATAACCTCACACCATTACCAATAGTGTATAATTTGACTTGGTCTATTTTCTGgagaatagaaaaaaaaaacttagaaAGATCAGTTCATCCTGGTTTTGGTATTCTCTCTTATTTTGCAATGTGGATCATTTCGCTTCATTcgtttttcaaaaatttctgAAACCCAGGTTCTCGATGGCAACTTCTGCAACTTGGGCAGGCAACAAGTATCGTATATTGGCGAGAAGAAGCAAGCATCTTGAAGGCTGAAGGCAACCAAATACTGAAGAAAGGTCTGCATCAAGGGAGTTTGTTCATGGGAATGGGGCGGAAAGTGATTCTGAACTTCGAATGCCGTTGTTTGATACATAGTTAATGATAAGAATCAATGATCTTCCTACATGTCTTTCGTGAAACTAATATTGTTGCTGATAGACTAGTCAAGTTAGCCCATGGTTCTGCCTCGGGTTTTAATGGCTTTACCTAGGGCTGGGACCTGGGACCGATACAGGACGGTCTGGTATTGTGTTCATACCGATATCATACCGATTTTATATTTCAGTATCAGTTCGGTACTGTCATTTTCAACCTCAATACCGAACTGAACCGATACCGTTCGGTTTCAGTACGGTTCAGTACTTTTTCGGTACAAAACTGGCAAATTCCACAAGACCTACATATGCATCATTCACTATACTAACTAAGTTCAATTATGAACATAATTCACATAAAATATACAATTAACAcatttcacattttcacaaagctgaaaagatacaaactgAGAGCACTTCCTACAGCTGCATATACTTCTGCAcaaattgagagttttacactACAAATTCATACTTCTGCGCAAAGAAAGTAAATACAAAATCCAAACTCTTTCGATTTGAAACGAACACAAAGTCAAACTATAATCCAAAGAAagtaaaacccaaaacccaaactACATATATGATTCATACTTTCAGAGTTTCAGTTAAGAATTCGAGATTGAATTAAGGCTTACCTTCAGTTTTCTCATCGAGATTCCGAGAGGCTGCGATTGAGACTTGATAATGAGAGTGAAGGGCGAAGTCAGTGTTGAGAATGAAAGGCGAAGACGCGAAGCGAATGGAGGCGATGAGTTTTCGATGAAATGGGTTATGGTATATTGGCTTTTGTGAACCCTAAAACCcccccaaaaatatgagtttaTGGTTTCGGTACGGTTCAGTATATTCGGTATCAGATCTAATAGGATCGACTCGTACTGATTATATACTTTCGGTATCAATATCGGTTTGGTATTGGAAATTTGTATCGattcatcccgtcccgttgaAATTTGGTACGGGACAAACGTTTCGGTACTATTTTTTTGGTACCAACTCCCAGCCCTAGCTTTACCTTTCTGTATCCAAGTATTTCATTTGGTTAAAGCTGGGAAGGGGAGTTAATTAGTTGTAGTTGCATCTTGGTTTGAATTCAACatgggaaaaagaaaaaaagaactaCCAGGGGCAGTTAACAAAGCCGAACCCTGACGTTGGTGAAGACTAGAGATCTATGCATCTCTGTGGTTGGGGGAATGGTCGATGTCTTGATGATTTGATTACAACTaccaaatataaaattttacaaaagcaaatcaaattttgtgcctggttgtgaacttgtgatcCTTCAGTTTCATGTCATTAATGGCAGATTAGCTTCCCAGTAGTTCACAGCAGTCCACTGCTAATGGATAACTGAGTGCTACTCCAATTTTTACAAAATATTCTTACCTGTTGTCCTTTTGACATGATTAAAGATCACAAATGTATCTAAACTGTTTTCTCCAACCTAGGACATTATACAATAATACCACAGTAACACATTTTTCAAAAGAAATCCACATTACATGTCAGATTGATAAAACTGTTCTGCTGTATCAGCATTGTCCAATCCTTAAAGTTAGTATTTGTACCCAGATACGAAGCTACCTCTCTCGTCATGGTTTAACAGGAGCATTGGCCAGTTCCTGAATCTCCTTCTTGCTCTTTATCAAACTCCAGTTCCTGGTATTAAAATCTACTTTATCCAAGTCCTCAGCAATCCCCATATATCCGTGTAAAAGTCTCTCCTCCACACTGTTTCCCTCTGCTTCCACTATTTTTCCGTTGTTGGATGTTGCGCACTCAAAGTCGGCTCTGCCACGGTTCTGCTCTGCAAAGTACTTATGAATCCTCTCTGCATTCCCAAGCCCAGTGAAAGTTCCCAAGAACTTCACCAACACAACACTTTGATCAGCAGGCTTCCCCAGACACATCTTGATTCGCCCCCTAATTAAACCTTTACCTGCCATTGATAGAGAACAAAAAAGATggaattcaaaacaaaaattgtgGTTCCAAGAACGAAGTATAATCAAACTAGTCTATCAAGAATTGCAGAATGTGAAGCTTCTAAGTTCTCCTTGAAGAGTTGACATGGTTATACAGCGTGATACAGATCAGTCTTACTTTCTACACTCAATCCATTTTTAAAAAGTATAAATTCTTATTTCATAAGGTCTAAGAACCTTAAATGTACCATTGGAATTTTATGTAAACAGAATCGCCCACCTCTAAGAAAAGCCTCAAGAGCTTCAATGCTTACAACCTTCCACTTTTCAGGATTGTTGTCCGACATAGAAATATTATGGATAATAATGACTGGAGGCCAAACAATCAAATCTTCCTTCTGAGCCAAAGCTTCTGCCTTGGGCAAGACTTGGGGAACCCATAGTACTATGTCAGTGGGGATAATAGTACTCCAACCCAACAGAGCACATACTGCTTTGAGAAGTCCCAAGTGTTGTGCTCTCAATCCAGCTTTTTTAGACATAAATGCATGTGTTACCAATCGTTGGGTGTCCATGAACTCCTTTGAGAAGCTGTAAcaggaagaaaaaggaagcaaCAAAGCTGTAAAAGGTTGGCCActctgtgatttttttacttcTACAGAAATGTaaacaataaaaacatataGAAATATGCAGCCACTAGTTATTAACACTTCCTTCTGTTATAAGCAAATTATGATCTCAGCCAAATGATAgatgcagaaaaaaaaatagtggaAGAAGACTAAAAGACTTAACCATAGGATTTAGTAAAAGtaaatactatttaaatgtaatggTTATTAGCTGCAAGAACCTTGTTTCAGTCAGATTGTCTTCCCATTTGCTGCAAGGCTTTCACTCAGATGGTTTTCCCCTGAAGGGTTCCCATCAAAGATCAACATTTAATCAAGAGCAATGGATCTGGAAAGTCTGCCTAATCTTAAAGTGAGATTACAAGCTCTAGAATTCGGTAAAAATTTAACCCAAGGGCTCTGGTAACACAGAATTAGTGAGATCCATGTATAAAACAACCAATGAAAAATGTCATCCAATCATTATAGGTATTTAAACTTGTTTATCTTCTCAACCAGCAAATTAACTAGATGTTAAGACACTTCCATAAGTTCAACAGAAAGAGAACTTTAACCTACTGCCATTCTGCATTCCCACTTGGGGCTATTACCCCGACTTCTCATACAgatccttctttctctttccttgCCCAACAACAACTCAACCACCATTAAACAGACTGTTCAATACATAGCCAGATCTATAACATACTATTATAGATTCTGGAGCCTTAAAAGATTTCACTACAAAAGTGTGAAATGAGTTGCCTGTTTACTCTGAGAGACCAATTTGAATCaataactaaaaaagaaatcCACACTGTCCGACACCCATGTCCTTCATAACCCAAATCACTTGGGACCGATCCCACCCTCCATATCCAAAAACAACCATTTTGCTAGTTATCACTCACAACACTGAAAAAGTAAAAGTATTATATAGCACATCTGCAATTTAGTTTCCTCCTGTCAGTGAAATGGAAACAAAGAAAGCATACATCCTGTTAGTCACCAACCACTCCACTATCACCTATTTATCACCCCCACAAAAAGCAACCTATTTAGAAAGTTCAACCAGGATAGACAGCAAACAACTCCACAAACACCATTGTCCAACTAGCCATTTATTGA
This genomic interval carries:
- the LOC126801496 gene encoding uncharacterized protein LOC126801496 isoform X2; protein product: MRQTSPLRAIERFEAEFGAESTRGAASESRRRARPRVVVLSLRRNMPSVEMRRTTRVFGMGKGVDGGARVLRSGRRLWPENSSAVKMERTEDDEDWLKLIKNNGGGRDSDSDSIAMKQQKGSWTRAARLARPKPKANVVVSMSQVLEEPVQADDGLREYKRFGLVYARKRKRAGGWVGSGDKMYGQRFARKKRKSGSLVCRSPEVLRITIESTSRCGGHLTTSRLLYSILLHRSRSTLQISELYRFLVSEPICIVFAMLGVSFSWVRSSMNGLGVCKLFESADFWPIFSVDFSAVPLCFTHMHSKMHFRYFFRPILPVNDLNDGHVSDDDDDDENVDQCGNEGDKCVVLHEVDHTDNRPLHQPVKVPKLGLRSIMYRNGLSSRAGIQKRRSSLRRRSRITSLVATRKQNGALVTELMNLKKNGLSFSSVALTQKLRRSGSTCSPTNSKAVVQDFDSACCSANLLVTESDRCYREDGLIVTLETSSSGESLLVVKKDGLTRLTYKVEERIIRPGSNRFTHDIIWSPDSDVLRLEFPDRSQWIIFKELYKECADRNATIEFIPEPAPDCNATAKSIPVPGVREVPGYADSHSSLFLIPESYISVKEDEVSRVFAKKTASYDMDSEDEEWLKKLNVDCDFHDHVSEDKFESMVDAFEKAFYSKPCDFSDGAAAASHFLDMGKEVVVETVYSYWMNKRKQKRSSLLRVFQGHQVKRPLLDSKPVMRKRRSFKRQSSHGRGKQSSLLQAMAAEQDALQEQNALLKAEEAKAAAERSVDLAICKRQRAQEGAQP
- the LOC126801496 gene encoding uncharacterized protein LOC126801496 isoform X1, translating into MRQTSPLRAIERFEAEFGAESTRGAASESRRRARPRVVVLSLRRNMPSVEMRRTTRVFGMGKGVDGGARVLRSGRRLWPENSSAVKMERTEDDEDWLKLIKNNGGGRDSDSDSIAMKQQKGSWTRAARLARPKPKANVVVSMSQVLEEPVQADDGLREYKRFGLVYARKRKRAGGWVGSGDKMYGQRFARKKRKSGSLVCRSPEVLRITIESTSRCGGHLTTSRLLYSILLHRSRSTLQISELYRFLVSEPICIVFAMLGVSFSWVRSSMNGLGVCKLFESADFWPIFSVDFSAVPLCFTHMHSKMHFRYFFRPILPVNDLNDGHVSDDDDDDENVDQCGNEGDKCVVLHEVDHTDNRPLHQPVKVPKLGLRSIMYRNGLSSRAGIQKRRSSLRRRSRITSLVATRKQNGALVTELMNLKKNGLSFSSVALTQKLRRSGSTCSPTNSKAVVQDFDSACCSANLLVTESDRCYREDGLIVTLETSSSGESLLVVKKDGLTRLTYKVEERIIRPGSNRFTHDIIWSPDSDVLRLEFPDRSQWIIFKELYKECADRNATIEFIPEPAPDCNATAKSIPVPGVREVPGYADSHSSLFLIPESYISVKEDEVSRVFAKKTASYDMDSEDEEWLKKLNVDCDFHDHVSEDKFESMVDAFEKAFYSKPCDFSDGAAAASHFLDMGKEVVVETVYSYWMNKRKQKRSSLLRVFQGHQVKRPLLDSKPVMRKRRSFKRQSSHGRGKQSSLLQAMAAEQDALQEQNALLKAEEAKAAAERSVDLAICKRQRAQVLMQNADLATYKAAMAFRIAEAAQVLGSPDAAAVYVLD